Proteins encoded within one genomic window of Anastrepha ludens isolate Willacy chromosome 4, idAnaLude1.1, whole genome shotgun sequence:
- the LOC128860431 gene encoding leucine-rich repeats and immunoglobulin-like domains protein 1: protein MKMLRLEGIFFTSLLYLLLAATASGLANCPPGCQCDDNTLVVQCGEGQLDVLPIALNPSIQRLVIRNNKIKTIDSSIQFYAELTFLDLSSNHLMTIPQRTFAYQKKLQEVHLNDNKIGAISNKTLIGLSAVTVLNLRGNLISELHLGTFTPLVKIEELNLGKNRIGFVDPKAFDGLSQLRILYLDDNALTSVPDPVIFQSMPSLAELFLGMNTLLTVPAAAFQDVPALTRLDLRGAGLRNISHDSFKGLEALRQLDLSDNRLTRVPTFSLSHLVRLEELTLGQNDFEVIVEGAFVGLKQLKRLDISGALRLKRIMNGAFSTNGNLEYLNLSSNKMLHEVQEGALSGLPNMRHVILKANALTSLAEGLFPWRDLITLDLSENPISCDCRVMWLRNLLVEKNGTNDAVSEVYCAFPDRLHGEALRNLNPTLMGCSHTDPRKQALIGALLVGSAATLTALALILYRCRRKIRDYINSGVWGNSALGRKEREYQKTFCDEDYITRHQHHPCSLGIHSTFSNTYTPHHPAARHYGFCTMPINDLNAPDAQKNLQQLQVPTASVLNEKKALQTGVNIDDCVPYSLRIKPSNGSATEPQQSVNHYTKPQFAHSAVTLDVGEPCYSYADVPMMHSPGVNACEARQHQLRLTQEHFNQQQQQQLKQQQQSLHYGTSARSECDASSDVMDANYIYSNTHYSMPLEQARNAKTPTPPPLPPALPLRNGLATSGRRSFMGGNAHKQQLQQSQPQQQQQNSNTMRNPH from the coding sequence atgaaAATGTTGCGTCTCGAAggcattttcttcacttcgttGCTCTACTTGCTGCTTGCCGCCACTGCCAGCGGTTTGGCTAACTGTCCGCCTGGGTGCCAGTGCGATGACAATACGCTGGTCGTGCAGTGCGGCGAGGGTCAATTGGATGTGCTACCCATTGCACTCAATCCGTCCATACAACGTTTGGTGATacgcaacaacaaaatcaagacgatCGATTCCTCAATACAATTCTACGCTGAGCTGACATTCCTCGATTTGTCTTCAAATCACCTGATGACCATACCGCAGCGCACCTTCGCCTACCAGAAGAAACTGCAGGAGGTGCATTTGAATGACAATAAGATAGGCGCGATCAGCAATAAGACATTGATAGGACTCTCGGCGGTAACGGTGTTGAATTTACGTGGCAACTTGATTTCAGAGCTCCACTTGGGCACCTTTACGCCATTGGTGAAAATCGAGGAGCTGAATTTGGGCAAGAACCGCATCGGCTTTGTGGATCCCAAAGCGTTTGACGGTTTGTCACAATTGCGCATTTTGTATTTGGATGACAATGCGTTAACCTCGGTGCCAGATCCGGTAATCTTTCAATCGATGCCCAGTTTGGCAGAACTCTTTCTTGGCATGAACACCTTGCTAACAGTGCCCGCTGCCGCCTTCCAAGATGTGCCCGCCTTGACACGTCTGGACTTGCGTGGCGCTGGATTGCGTAATATCTCGCATGATTCATTCAAGGGCTTGGAAGCGTTGCGCCAGCTGGATCTGTCAGACAATCGGCTAACACGCGTGCCCACTTTCAGTCTTAGTCACTTGGTGCGTTTGGAAGAATTGACTCTGGGCCAGAACGACTTCGAAGTGATTGTTGAAGGCGCTTTTGTTGGACTAAAGCAGTTGAAACGTTTGGATATCAGTGGCGCTCTTCGATTGAAGCGCATCATGAATGGCgcgttttccacaaatggcaaCTTGGAGTACTTAAATCTCTCGTCGAACAAGATGTTGCATGAGGTGCAAGAAGGCGCTCTCAGCGGTTTACCCAACATGCGTCACGTCATCCTGAAAGCAAATGCGCTCACCTCGCTTGCGGAGGGCCTGTTTCCATGGCGTGATCTCATCACACTTGATCTATCGGAGAATCCGATCTCTTGCGACTGTCGCGTGATGTGGTTGCGCAATTTATTGGTGGAGAAGAATGGCACAAACGATGCAGTCTCTGAAGTCTACTGCGCATTTCCCGATCGCCTGCATGGCGAAGCGTTGCGCAACCTGAATCCAACCCTTATGGGCTGCTCACATACCGATCCACGTAAACAAGCTTTGATTGGCGCGCTGCTCGTTGGTTCAGCTGCCACGCTAACTGCCTTGGCTTTGATACTATACCGTTGTCGTCGCAAGATACGTGACTACATCAACAGCGGCGTGTGGGGTAATTCTGCATTGGGACGTAAGGAGCGTGAATATCAGAAAACTTTCTGCGATGAAGACTACATCACGCGCCATCAACATCATCCCTGCAGTCTGGGCATACATTCGACCTTCTCGAACACCTACACACCGCACCATCCAGCCGCGCGCCACTACGGCTTCTGCACCATGCCCATCAATGACTTGAATGCACCAGATGCACAGAAAAATCTACAACAGCTGCAAGTACCAACGGCATCGGTGCTGAACGAAAAGAAAGCCCTACAAACGGGTGTTAATATTGACGATTGCGTGCCCTACTCTCTGCGCATTAAGCCCTCCAATGGCAGCGCAACGGAACCGCAGCAAAGCGTGAACCATTACACGAAACCGCAATTCGCGCATTCTGCCGTTACGCTAGATGTCGGTGAGCCGTGCTACTCGTATGCCGATGTGCCAATGATGCATTCGCCTGGGGTGAATGCCTGCGAGGCACGCCAACATCAGCTGCGACTCACCCAAGAACACttcaaccaacaacaacaacagcagctaaaacaacaacaacagtcgcTGCATTATGGCACTTCGGCACGTAGTGAATGCGACGCGTCTAGCGATGTAATGGATGCCAACTACATCTACAGCAACACTCACTACTCCATGCCACTGGAACAGGCGCGCAACGCTAAAACACCTACACCACCACCATTACCGCCAGCACTGCCACTGCGCAATGGTTTGGCGACCTCAGGTCGTCGTTCTTTTATGGGTGGTAATGCACACAAGCAACAACTGCAGCAGTCCCAgcctcagcagcagcagcagaacaGCAACACAATGCGTAATCCACACTGA